Proteins co-encoded in one Melanotaenia boesemani isolate fMelBoe1 chromosome 23, fMelBoe1.pri, whole genome shotgun sequence genomic window:
- the LOC121634783 gene encoding homeodomain-interacting protein kinase 1-like produces the protein MRERRGLQLSVSEIRVIAEQMLVALNALKSREIVHTDVKLENIVLVNHQLQPFKVKLVDFGLAALRSEFPVGASFLGRAYRPPEVILGLPVDEGIDMWALGCVLVELFTGQYMFSASSNYEILRNIIQLQGTPLQNFIRNGFYAEKYFTPPQDSTGFGWQLKTPQEYYASVERQGWDCNISNLISSFDDMPRLHKMAENPEDILAFMDLLKKMLEIDPMIRITPGEALQHDFIRKYYLRPEQHDLFIRPPHSTTRNSQVETSTEIISTQCGGYRIEQSQNSGVFGEVFTCTKMDTQEVVAVKIVKEEYRNVAIKEYKMLDKIGQLDPDRNNLIKFYECFRYNNQICFAFELLDQNLYDFMRDRNLTPLSVSEIRIIAEQMLVALDTLKSQEIIHTDIKPDNIMLVNHQLQPFKVKLIDFGLAAMKPELAVGAMLQAPAYRSPEVILGLPVDEGIDMWALGCVLAELFTGQYMFAASSGYEIMRNIMKLQGMPPQDLIENGFYAGKYFTLSQDSTGFVWQLKSPEEYYGGMVIQERDYNNICDSIRSLDDLPWLHETDDDSMDTLAFIDLLKKMLEIDPRNRITPGLHLMFLWRNVSVSSRVSGLPA, from the exons ATGCGTGAAAGAAGAGGCCTGCAGCTTTCTGTCTCTGAGATCAGAGTTATTGCTGAGCAGATGCTCGTTGCTTTGAATGCACTAAAAAGCAGAGAAATTGTTCATACAGACGTCAAGTTAGAAAATATTGTTCTTGTCAACCATCAGTTACAGCCGTTTAAAGTTAAACTGGTAGATTTTGGCCTAGCTGCTCTCAGATCCGAATTTCCAGTGGGAGCTTCGTTTCTGGGTCGTGCTTACAGGCCCCCAGAGGTCATTTTAGGCCTGCCAGTAGACGAAGGTATTGATATGTGGGCTCTTGGCTGTGTTTTGGTTGAACTATTTACTGGTCAGTACATGTTTTCTGCAAGTTCTAACTATGAAATCTTGAGGAACATCATACAGTTACAAGGAACGCCCCTGCAGAATTTTATCAGGAATGGATTTTATGCAGAGAAATACTTCACACCACCTCAAGATTCTACTGGCTTTGGCTGGCAGCTGAAGACACCACAGGAATACTACGCCAGCGTGGAAAGACAAGGATGGGATTGTAACATTTCCAATTTAATAAGCTCTTTTGATGATATGCCAAGGTTGCACAAGATGGCTGAAAACCCTGAGGACATTTTGGCTTTTATGGACCTTCTCAAGAAGATGCTGGAGATAGATCCAATGATACGTATCACCCCAGGTGAGGCCTTGCAGCATGACTTTATCAGAAAGTATTACTTACGTCCTGAACAGCATGACTTATTTATAAGGCCACCACATTCAACCACAAGGAATTCCCAGGTTGAGACGTCTACTGAAATCATATCTACTCAGTGCGGCGGTTATCGGATCGAGCAATCCCAGAATTCAGGCGTTTTTGGAGAAGTGTTTACTTGCACAAAAATGGACACCCAGGAAGTTGTAGCAGTTAAAATTGTAAAGGAGGAATATCGCAACGTAGCAATAAAAGAGTATAAAATGTTAGATAAAATCGGACAGCTGGACCCTGACAGGAACAATTTGATCAAATTTTACGAATGTTTCAGATACAACAATCAAATTTGCTTTGCGTTTGAATTATTGGATCAAAACCTTTATGACTTTATGCGTGATAGGAACTTAACGCCGCTGTCTGTCTCTGAGATCAGAATTATTGCTGAGCAGATGCTGGTTGCTTTGGATACACTGAAGAGCCAGGAAATTATTCATACTGACATCAAGCCAGACAACATTATGCTTGTGAACCATCAGTTACAGCCTTTTAAAGTTAAACTGATCGATTTCGGCCTAGCTGCTATGAAACCAGAGTTAGCGGTGGGAGCTATGCTACAGGCTCCTGCTTACAGGTCTCCAGAGGTCATTTTAGGCCTGCCAGTGGACGAAGGTATTGATATGTGGGCTCTTGGCTGTGTTTTGGCTGAATTATTTACTGGTCAGTATATGTTTGCTGCAAGTTCTGGATATGAAATCATGAGAAACATCATGAAGTTACAAGGAATGCCCCCGCAGGATTTAATAGAGAATGGATTTTATGCAGGGAAATACTTTACTCTCTCTCAAGACTCTACTGGCTTTGTCTGGCAGCTGAAGTCACCAGAGGAATACTACGGCGGCATGGTAATCCAAGAAAGGGATTATAACAACATCTGCGATTCAATAAGATCTCTTGATGACCTGCCATGGTTGCACGAGACAGATGATGACTCTATGGACACTCTGGCTTTTATTGACCTCCTCAAGAAGATGCTGGAGATAGATCCTAGGAATCGTATCACCCCAG GGCTCCATCTGATGTTCCTCTGGAGGAACGTCAGTGTGTCTTCACGTGTGTCGGGTTTGCCAGCTTGA
- the rad51ap1 gene encoding RAD51-associated protein 1 isoform X2, producing MDRPSRKTKVVNYSEAKDFDDDDDFAHVRAPPSKKAREDGRQEQKKSSSKSSSQETNSQVTHSEKSRKPLDEKLYERDLEAAITLSLLNNADGTKEFLTSKGDVKVQIPIDENTDPTSLYLSNCSVNGAVLGLDRITADKESSAVQRKSTTKAAEVKTKKDEDEDYQPKMTPDSESDEDFSEPGESEDEEFTIKKAHKTKKEKTTKKDKTKPAPASKREKQPSKPSMCKTQAAGSTTVRSPPTAKLAPARPASSSSVSTSKPAASLSPAGGRIPKWNPPAQVGRSPPSSQSPAVKSPGHGLRLGLSRLVRVKPLHQVTASQASH from the exons ATGGACCGGCCATCAAG AAAGACGAAGGTTGTGAATTACAGCGAAGCCAAGGACTTTGATGATG ATGATGATTTTGCCCATGTGAGAGCACCGCCCAGTAAAAAggccagagaagatggaaggcAGGAACAGAAGAAATCTTCAAGCAAGTCGTCCAGTCAAGAGACGAACTCACAAGTCACACACAGCGAGAAAAGCAG AAAACCACTGGATGAGAAGTTGTATGAAAGAGATCTCGAGGCGGCCATCACACTTTCGTTGCTTAATAACGCAGATGGAACAAAGGAGTTTCTCACCAGTAAAG GAGACGTTAAAGTTCAAATCCCCATTGATGAAAACACAGATCCAACATCTTTGTACCTGTCCAACTGCAGCGTGAATGGTGCAGTTCtgg gcCTGGACAGAATCACAGCAGATAAAGAGTCCTCTGCCGTTCAGAGGAAATCCACCACTAAAGCTGCTGAGGTGAAAACCAAaaaggatgaagatgaggactATCAACCCAAAATGACTCCAG ATTCGGAAAGCGATGAAGATTTCAGTGAGCCTGGTGAAAGTGAAGATGAGGAATTTACCATAAAAAAAGCCCACAAGactaaaaaggagaaaacaaccaagAAAGACAAAACCAAACCAGCTCCTGCttctaaaagagaaaagcagcCATCAAAACCTTCAATGTGTAAAACACAGGCTGCAG GTTCCACGACGGTGAGGAGCCCTCCAACAGCCAAACTGGCACCAGCAAgacctgcttcatcctcctcagttTCCACATCGAAGCCTGCAGCCTCTCTGAGCCCAGCTGGGGGAAGGATACCCAAGTGGAACCCACCAG CTCAAGTTGGTAGAAGTCCCCCATCGTCCCAGAGTCCAGCAGTGAAGTCCCCGGGTCACGGTCTGAGACTGGGACTGTCCCGCCTTGTTCGGGTCAAGCCTCTTCACCAAGTCACTGCAAGTCAAGCAAGTCACTGA
- the rad51ap1 gene encoding RAD51-associated protein 1 isoform X1, translated as MDRPSRKTKVVNYSEAKDFDDDDDFAHVRAPPSKKAREDGRQEQKKSSSKSSSQETNSQVTHSEKSRKPLDEKLYERDLEAAITLSLLNNADGTKEFLTSKGDVKVQIPIDENTDPTSLYLSNCSVNGAVLGLDRITADKESSAVQRKSTTKAAEVKTKKDEDEDYQPKMTPDSESDEDFSEPGESEDEEFTIKKAHKTKKEKTTKKDKTKPAPASKREKQPSKPSMCKTQAAVGSTTVRSPPTAKLAPARPASSSSVSTSKPAASLSPAGGRIPKWNPPAQVGRSPPSSQSPAVKSPGHGLRLGLSRLVRVKPLHQVTASQASH; from the exons ATGGACCGGCCATCAAG AAAGACGAAGGTTGTGAATTACAGCGAAGCCAAGGACTTTGATGATG ATGATGATTTTGCCCATGTGAGAGCACCGCCCAGTAAAAAggccagagaagatggaaggcAGGAACAGAAGAAATCTTCAAGCAAGTCGTCCAGTCAAGAGACGAACTCACAAGTCACACACAGCGAGAAAAGCAG AAAACCACTGGATGAGAAGTTGTATGAAAGAGATCTCGAGGCGGCCATCACACTTTCGTTGCTTAATAACGCAGATGGAACAAAGGAGTTTCTCACCAGTAAAG GAGACGTTAAAGTTCAAATCCCCATTGATGAAAACACAGATCCAACATCTTTGTACCTGTCCAACTGCAGCGTGAATGGTGCAGTTCtgg gcCTGGACAGAATCACAGCAGATAAAGAGTCCTCTGCCGTTCAGAGGAAATCCACCACTAAAGCTGCTGAGGTGAAAACCAAaaaggatgaagatgaggactATCAACCCAAAATGACTCCAG ATTCGGAAAGCGATGAAGATTTCAGTGAGCCTGGTGAAAGTGAAGATGAGGAATTTACCATAAAAAAAGCCCACAAGactaaaaaggagaaaacaaccaagAAAGACAAAACCAAACCAGCTCCTGCttctaaaagagaaaagcagcCATCAAAACCTTCAATGTGTAAAACACAGGCTGCAG TAGGTTCCACGACGGTGAGGAGCCCTCCAACAGCCAAACTGGCACCAGCAAgacctgcttcatcctcctcagttTCCACATCGAAGCCTGCAGCCTCTCTGAGCCCAGCTGGGGGAAGGATACCCAAGTGGAACCCACCAG CTCAAGTTGGTAGAAGTCCCCCATCGTCCCAGAGTCCAGCAGTGAAGTCCCCGGGTCACGGTCTGAGACTGGGACTGTCCCGCCTTGTTCGGGTCAAGCCTCTTCACCAAGTCACTGCAAGTCAAGCAAGTCACTGA